One Vitis riparia cultivar Riparia Gloire de Montpellier isolate 1030 chromosome 4, EGFV_Vit.rip_1.0, whole genome shotgun sequence genomic window carries:
- the LOC117912334 gene encoding protein RKD5 isoform X2, with amino-acid sequence MAASPFLRLQNFCISEVCAGRVIASWVCFFAFGPHHPPILDRIPPILMISRNPKLASIPALANDLQIIFELGCRLENKEPSHVLSEEIHEPNKDDQSKRTLFMFDLNCPPCLVATPETSENQENDKEAPGIIMKKKRAASEDVAKIALEDLVKYFDVPMVEASRNLKIGLTVLKRKCREFGIPRWPHRKIKSLDGLIRDLQEEAERQQLENKAAAMAVLKRQRMLETEKECIEQRPFMEIEDETKRFRQDVFKRRHRARALKNRG; translated from the exons ATGGCAGCAAGCCCATTTCTCAGATTGCAGAACTTCTGCATTTCAGAAGTGTGTGCAGGGCGTGTGATCGCGTCGTGGGTCTGCTTCTTTGCCTTCGGTCCTCATCATCCTCCTATTTTGGACCGCATTCCTCCGATTCTGATGATCTCTCG tAATCCCAAACTGGCATCCATCCCGGCATTGGCCAATgatcttcaaatcatttttgAGTTGGGATGCAGACTGGAGAACAAAGAGCCATCTCATGTTCTATCTGAAGAAATTCATGAACCGAACAAAGATGATCAATCAAAAAGAACACTGTTCATGTTTGACCTTAATTGTCCTCCTTGTCTGGTTGCTACACCAGAGACATCTGAGAATCAAGAAAACGATAAAGAGGCACCAG GTAtcataatgaagaaaaagaggGCAGCAAGTGAAGATGTAGCTAAAATTGCTTTAGAGGATCTTGTCAAGTACTTTGATGTTCCAATGGTGGAAgcatcaaggaatttgaaaattggactAACAGTGCTCAAGAGGAAGTGCAGAGAATTTGGCATTCCTCGTTGGCcacatagaaaaattaaatccCTCGACGGTCTCATTCGTGATCTCCAG GAAGAGGCAGAACGACAACAGCTGGAGAACAAGGCTGCAGCCATGGCCGTGCTAAAGAGGCAAAGGATGTTGGAGACTGAAAAGGAATGTATAGAGCAGAGACCCTTCATGGAGATAGAGGATGAGACCAAGAGATTCAGGCAAGATGTCTTTAAGAGAAGGCACAGAGCCAGAGCCCTTAAGAACCGGGGTTGA
- the LOC117912334 gene encoding protein RKD5 isoform X1: MDSHQPHSLSALLVFKHSLNFESVRSLHAYRFEDGKEVEVEREFLFSEDGSYVEMAASPFLRLQNFCISEVCAGRVIASWVCFFAFGPHHPPILDRIPPILMISRNPKLASIPALANDLQIIFELGCRLENKEPSHVLSEEIHEPNKDDQSKRTLFMFDLNCPPCLVATPETSENQENDKEAPGIIMKKKRAASEDVAKIALEDLVKYFDVPMVEASRNLKIGLTVLKRKCREFGIPRWPHRKIKSLDGLIRDLQEEAERQQLENKAAAMAVLKRQRMLETEKECIEQRPFMEIEDETKRFRQDVFKRRHRARALKNRG; encoded by the exons ATGGATTCTCATCAACCCCATTCCCTCTCTGCTCTACTTGTTTTCAAACACAGCCTCAATTTTG AGTCGGTGAGGAGCTTGCATGCGTACCGATTTGAGGACGGGAAGGAAGTTGAAGTTGAGAGGGAGTTCTTGTTTTCAGAGGATGGGTCGTATGTGGAAATGGCAGCAAGCCCATTTCTCAGATTGCAGAACTTCTGCATTTCAGAAGTGTGTGCAGGGCGTGTGATCGCGTCGTGGGTCTGCTTCTTTGCCTTCGGTCCTCATCATCCTCCTATTTTGGACCGCATTCCTCCGATTCTGATGATCTCTCG tAATCCCAAACTGGCATCCATCCCGGCATTGGCCAATgatcttcaaatcatttttgAGTTGGGATGCAGACTGGAGAACAAAGAGCCATCTCATGTTCTATCTGAAGAAATTCATGAACCGAACAAAGATGATCAATCAAAAAGAACACTGTTCATGTTTGACCTTAATTGTCCTCCTTGTCTGGTTGCTACACCAGAGACATCTGAGAATCAAGAAAACGATAAAGAGGCACCAG GTAtcataatgaagaaaaagaggGCAGCAAGTGAAGATGTAGCTAAAATTGCTTTAGAGGATCTTGTCAAGTACTTTGATGTTCCAATGGTGGAAgcatcaaggaatttgaaaattggactAACAGTGCTCAAGAGGAAGTGCAGAGAATTTGGCATTCCTCGTTGGCcacatagaaaaattaaatccCTCGACGGTCTCATTCGTGATCTCCAG GAAGAGGCAGAACGACAACAGCTGGAGAACAAGGCTGCAGCCATGGCCGTGCTAAAGAGGCAAAGGATGTTGGAGACTGAAAAGGAATGTATAGAGCAGAGACCCTTCATGGAGATAGAGGATGAGACCAAGAGATTCAGGCAAGATGTCTTTAAGAGAAGGCACAGAGCCAGAGCCCTTAAGAACCGGGGTTGA